The following proteins come from a genomic window of Ornithinimicrobium cryptoxanthini:
- a CDS encoding IS30 family transposase encodes MKDSRQIALGFRGQRNTNLPGGMVLRSYGLGLVAAGMALEEVGRVLARDRSSVLRWVRATGVAADQLVLRPELLPAGFLEGGYVDARGLLTPAGEELIAPVRVAGQVGQPSSAQRRAEAFGMLAEGKSLTAVARTLGINESTLYRWIVAQGWSGQPGGIGGLDGASRAAARASLVPAVPMDEDYRDERGRLTQAGRGVLQHLAGTTATNAHIARVLGVHRSTIGRELARFADRAGYRARAAQDLATAAAARPQARRLSCPRLRAAVIERLNKRWSPEQVAADLRLSYPDEEDMWVSHETIYQALYVQGKGSLRHEVKVAKATRTGRTSRKPRSKLPPKASSRSWIDEDNHISARPAEVADRAVPGHWEGDLVIGAKGATALITLAERATRNVLIYRLPDRHDAPTVTQALIQMVADLPGDLRRTITWDQGSELAEHADFTLASDCQVYFCDPHSPWQRGTNENTNGLIRDFFPKGTDFAKVTDEEVRDAQDLLNTRPRKTLGFATPAARLAELLTVAQTP; translated from the coding sequence ATGAAAGATTCTCGCCAGATTGCGCTTGGGTTCAGGGGTCAGCGCAACACCAATCTGCCGGGAGGCATGGTGCTGCGTTCGTATGGTCTGGGTTTGGTGGCTGCTGGGATGGCTCTGGAGGAGGTGGGCAGGGTCTTGGCCCGGGACCGGTCGTCGGTGCTTCGTTGGGTGCGGGCCACGGGTGTGGCCGCCGACCAGCTCGTCTTGCGACCGGAGCTGTTGCCGGCTGGCTTCCTTGAGGGCGGTTATGTCGATGCCCGGGGCTTGCTGACCCCGGCCGGGGAGGAGTTGATCGCTCCGGTGCGGGTGGCCGGTCAGGTGGGCCAGCCGAGCAGTGCACAGCGTCGCGCCGAAGCGTTCGGAATGCTTGCCGAGGGAAAGAGCCTGACAGCGGTCGCCCGCACGCTCGGCATCAACGAGTCGACCCTGTACCGGTGGATCGTCGCGCAGGGGTGGTCCGGGCAACCCGGTGGGATCGGGGGGTTGGACGGCGCGTCGCGGGCGGCGGCTCGCGCGAGCCTGGTACCTGCTGTACCTATGGATGAGGACTACCGCGATGAGCGGGGCCGGTTGACCCAGGCCGGGCGCGGGGTGCTCCAGCACCTGGCTGGCACCACCGCGACCAACGCCCATATCGCCAGGGTGCTGGGCGTGCACCGCTCCACGATCGGTCGGGAGCTGGCCCGGTTCGCTGACCGAGCCGGCTACCGCGCTCGGGCCGCGCAGGACCTTGCCACTGCCGCGGCGGCCCGTCCGCAGGCCCGCCGGTTGTCCTGCCCGCGGTTGCGAGCCGCGGTGATCGAGCGGCTGAACAAGAGGTGGTCGCCCGAGCAGGTCGCTGCTGACCTGCGTCTCAGCTACCCGGACGAGGAAGATATGTGGGTGTCCCACGAGACGATCTACCAAGCGCTGTACGTCCAGGGCAAAGGCTCCCTGCGTCACGAGGTGAAGGTGGCCAAGGCCACCCGCACCGGCCGCACGAGCCGCAAGCCCCGCTCCAAGCTGCCGCCCAAGGCCAGCAGCCGGTCCTGGATCGATGAGGACAACCACATCAGCGCCCGACCTGCCGAGGTGGCCGACCGGGCCGTGCCCGGCCACTGGGAAGGAGACCTCGTCATCGGTGCCAAGGGCGCCACCGCGTTGATCACCCTGGCCGAGCGGGCCACCCGCAACGTGCTGATCTACCGACTCCCGGACCGCCACGACGCCCCGACCGTGACCCAGGCCCTGATCCAGATGGTCGCCGACCTCCCGGGCGACCTGCGCCGAACCATCACCTGGGACCAAGGATCTGAGCTGGCTGAGCACGCTGATTTCACACTGGCCAGTGACTGCCAGGTCTACTTCTGTGACCCGCACTCACCCTGGCAACGCGGCACCAACGAGAACACCAACGGCCTGATCCGTGACTTCTTCCCCAAAGGCACCGACTTCGCCAAGGTCACCGACGAAGAAGTCCGTGACGCCCAGGACCTCCTGAACACCCGACCCCGCAAAACACTCGGCTTCGCGACTCCCGCCGCTAGACTCGCCGAACTACTCACCGTTGCGCAGACCCCTTGA
- a CDS encoding iron chaperone, with translation MAKAEEGTTLSAQEKAAVKERTRELKAAKKGAEAEQAVLDAISALSADERPLAERVHALIRQAAPELAPRTWYGMPAYAKDGKVICFFKAASKFDVRYAELGFNEPANLDDGNMWPTAYAITKVTAAEEKKIRDLVKTAAS, from the coding sequence ATGGCCAAGGCCGAGGAGGGCACCACGCTCTCAGCCCAGGAGAAGGCGGCAGTCAAGGAGCGCACGCGCGAGTTGAAAGCCGCCAAGAAGGGAGCCGAGGCAGAGCAGGCCGTGCTCGATGCCATCTCCGCACTCTCTGCGGACGAGCGCCCCCTCGCAGAGCGGGTCCACGCGCTGATCAGGCAGGCGGCGCCGGAGCTGGCTCCGAGGACCTGGTACGGCATGCCCGCCTATGCCAAGGACGGCAAGGTGATCTGCTTCTTCAAGGCTGCCTCGAAGTTCGACGTGCGCTATGCCGAGCTGGGCTTCAACGAGCCCGCCAACCTCGACGACGGCAACATGTGGCCGACGGCGTATGCCATCACGAAGGTGACGGCCGCCGAGGAGAAGAAGATCCGCGACCTCGTCAAGACAGCCGCGAGCTGA
- a CDS encoding cold-shock protein encodes MPTGKVRFYDEEKGFGFLSSDEGEDVYVHSSVLPAGVTTLARGARVEFDIAQGRRGDQALGVRLLEPAPSVSKSMAIRDRKPAEEMAVLIEDLIKLLDDSSNSLRRGHYPDKRLSGALAKSLRAVADQFEAGA; translated from the coding sequence GTGCCCACGGGCAAGGTCAGGTTTTATGACGAGGAGAAGGGCTTCGGCTTCCTCTCCAGCGACGAGGGTGAGGACGTCTATGTCCACTCCAGCGTCCTCCCCGCCGGGGTCACCACCCTCGCGCGCGGTGCCCGGGTCGAGTTCGACATCGCCCAGGGCCGTCGCGGCGACCAGGCGCTCGGTGTCCGCCTCCTCGAACCCGCGCCGTCGGTCAGCAAGTCGATGGCGATCCGCGACCGCAAGCCGGCCGAGGAGATGGCCGTGCTGATCGAGGACCTCATCAAGTTGCTCGATGACTCGTCCAACAGCCTGCGTCGTGGCCACTACCCCGACAAGCGCCTCTCCGGTGCGCTCGCCAAGAGCCTGCGTGCGGTGGCGGACCAGTTCGAGGCGGGAGCCTGA
- a CDS encoding DUF3027 domain-containing protein, translating into MAKPKRDAVLAAAEELAREAAVAIAEAGTVGEHVAFLMDEDRVGTHYFDCTAAAYPGWRWAITVTRPPRGRAALVSETHLIAGEDALLSPVWVPYADRLAPGDVGPGDVTPMVDDDPLLEAGFEATGEEDVDQVGFFELGLGRPRVLSAEGRDVAASRWYDGEHGPSSETAKKAPAHCSTCGFFVPMAGALRTVFGVCANEWSPSDGKVVSLDHGCGAHSEVDIDRPAPEVIEPPVLDDNVLEIVER; encoded by the coding sequence ATGGCCAAGCCCAAGCGGGACGCCGTCCTGGCGGCTGCCGAGGAGCTCGCGCGCGAGGCTGCCGTCGCGATCGCCGAGGCGGGCACGGTGGGAGAGCACGTCGCCTTCCTGATGGACGAGGACCGCGTGGGCACGCACTACTTCGACTGCACAGCCGCGGCCTATCCGGGGTGGCGCTGGGCCATCACGGTGACCCGTCCGCCTCGCGGCCGGGCGGCCCTGGTCAGCGAGACGCACCTGATCGCCGGGGAGGACGCCCTCCTGTCCCCGGTCTGGGTGCCGTATGCCGATCGGCTCGCGCCGGGCGATGTCGGCCCGGGCGACGTCACGCCCATGGTCGACGACGACCCCTTGCTCGAGGCAGGCTTCGAGGCGACCGGGGAGGAGGACGTCGACCAGGTCGGCTTCTTCGAGCTCGGCCTGGGCCGCCCCCGCGTCCTGTCCGCCGAGGGGCGAGACGTCGCAGCCAGCCGTTGGTATGACGGCGAGCACGGTCCGTCCTCAGAGACCGCCAAGAAGGCCCCGGCGCACTGTTCGACCTGCGGCTTCTTCGTGCCGATGGCCGGGGCGCTGCGCACCGTCTTCGGGGTGTGCGCCAACGAGTGGTCGCCCAGTGACGGCAAGGTCGTCAGCCTGGACCACGGCTGCGGCGCCCACAGCGAGGTCGACATCGACCGGCCGGCCCCCGAGGTCATCGAGCCGCCGGTGCTGGACGACAACGTGCTGGAGATCGTCGAGCGCTGA
- a CDS encoding DUF2530 domain-containing protein gives MSQPPGTEGPHRPESAPPEIVPPVATLRTLRVVHWGILAWAVALVLVLVLPSLREGDRSWWVWVPVAGIGLGVVGHVYLARGRGNAADA, from the coding sequence ATGTCGCAGCCTCCCGGGACCGAGGGTCCCCACCGGCCGGAGTCCGCGCCGCCCGAGATCGTGCCGCCGGTGGCGACCCTGCGCACGCTGCGCGTCGTGCACTGGGGCATCCTGGCCTGGGCGGTGGCCCTGGTCCTCGTCCTGGTGCTGCCGTCGCTGCGGGAGGGGGACCGCTCGTGGTGGGTCTGGGTCCCGGTCGCCGGCATCGGTCTGGGCGTGGTCGGACACGTCTATCTGGCGCGCGGCCGCGGCAACGCCGCCGACGCCTGA
- a CDS encoding NCS2 family permease, which produces MSTTAERASRDSAVHRYFRIGERGSTVGREVRGGLATFFTMAYIVVLNPLILTSVPDSTGEYLAGGDVAMIAAATALVAGLMTVLMGVVANYPLGLAAGLGLNAIVTFSIAGLPGMTWADAMGLVVLEGLIILVLVLTGFREAVFYAVPAQLKIAISVGIGLFITIVGLFDAGVVRKPGGPTPVELGVGGFLAGWPTLVFVLGLVTIVVLYARQIQGAILYGIVGATALAVILESVLDLGGQTNAQGEVVNPTGWGLNVPELPSQLATTPNFGLLGEFNLFGSIERIGIVTVVLLVFSLMLADFFDTMGTMVAVGAEGDLLDEDGNPPNTRRILIVDSIAAAAGGAASVSSNTSYIESAAGVGEGARTGLASVVTGVLFLLATFLSPLVAMVPYEAATPALVVVGFLMMQQVSGIDWKDMEIAFPAFLTIVLMPFTYSITAGIGAGFLAYCLLKLVRGRAGAVHPLMWFIAGMFLIYFTLDPIRDLLGV; this is translated from the coding sequence ATGTCGACCACCGCCGAACGGGCGTCCAGAGATTCCGCTGTCCACCGCTACTTCCGCATCGGCGAGCGCGGCTCGACGGTCGGCCGCGAGGTCCGGGGCGGGTTGGCCACGTTCTTCACGATGGCCTACATCGTGGTGCTCAACCCGCTGATCCTGACCAGCGTGCCCGACAGCACGGGGGAGTATCTCGCGGGCGGCGACGTCGCCATGATCGCGGCAGCCACGGCGCTGGTCGCGGGGTTGATGACCGTCCTGATGGGCGTGGTCGCCAACTATCCGCTCGGGCTGGCGGCGGGTCTCGGCCTCAACGCCATCGTCACCTTCAGCATCGCTGGTCTGCCAGGAATGACCTGGGCCGATGCCATGGGCCTGGTCGTGCTCGAGGGCCTGATCATCCTGGTCCTGGTCCTGACCGGCTTCCGCGAGGCGGTCTTCTATGCCGTGCCCGCCCAGCTCAAGATCGCGATCAGCGTCGGCATCGGTCTGTTCATCACGATCGTCGGTCTCTTCGACGCCGGCGTCGTGCGCAAGCCGGGCGGCCCCACCCCGGTCGAGCTCGGGGTGGGCGGCTTCCTGGCCGGCTGGCCGACCCTGGTCTTCGTGCTGGGGCTCGTCACGATCGTGGTGCTCTATGCCCGCCAGATCCAGGGCGCCATCCTCTATGGCATCGTCGGTGCGACGGCGCTGGCGGTCATCCTGGAGTCGGTCCTGGACCTGGGCGGCCAGACCAACGCGCAGGGTGAGGTCGTCAACCCGACCGGGTGGGGCCTAAACGTGCCGGAGCTGCCCAGCCAGCTGGCGACCACCCCGAACTTCGGGCTGCTGGGCGAGTTCAACCTGTTTGGCTCGATCGAGCGCATCGGCATCGTCACCGTGGTCCTGCTGGTCTTCAGCCTGATGCTGGCCGACTTCTTCGACACCATGGGCACGATGGTCGCGGTGGGCGCCGAGGGCGACCTGCTCGACGAGGACGGCAACCCGCCCAACACCCGCCGCATCCTGATCGTCGACTCGATCGCCGCCGCCGCCGGTGGGGCCGCGAGCGTCAGCAGCAACACGTCATACATCGAGTCGGCCGCCGGCGTGGGTGAGGGCGCTCGCACGGGGCTGGCCTCCGTCGTCACCGGAGTGCTCTTCCTGCTCGCGACGTTCCTGTCGCCGCTGGTCGCCATGGTGCCCTACGAGGCGGCCACCCCCGCGCTGGTCGTGGTGGGCTTCCTGATGATGCAGCAGGTCTCGGGCATCGACTGGAAGGACATGGAGATCGCCTTCCCGGCCTTCCTGACGATCGTGCTGATGCCGTTCACCTACTCCATCACCGCCGGGATCGGTGCCGGTTTCCTCGCCTACTGCCTGCTCAAGCTGGTCCGCGGCCGGGCCGGGGCGGTGCACCCGCTGATGTGGTTCATCGCCGGCATGTTCCTGATCTATTTCACGCTCGACCCGATCCGGGACCTGCTCGGGGTCTGA
- a CDS encoding MarR family winged helix-turn-helix transcriptional regulator — MPDPTPVTPPSTDLRGPEPGGDPGQGGTGTDSPQEIARLAHDLRIACMRVSRRVRFETTSTIAPHQLSVIVRLAESSYSSGELASIERVSAPSMSRTVTALVELGMVERATDSDDARVVRLSLTPAGRRELDVHRARRDAWMTERLDGLTSEERQLLAGASHLLNRVFDQ; from the coding sequence GTGCCCGACCCCACCCCCGTCACCCCGCCCAGCACCGACCTCCGGGGACCGGAGCCCGGCGGGGATCCCGGCCAGGGCGGCACCGGCACCGACAGTCCCCAGGAGATCGCCCGACTCGCCCACGACCTGCGCATCGCCTGCATGCGCGTGTCGCGACGCGTGCGGTTCGAGACCACAAGCACGATCGCACCGCACCAGCTGAGCGTCATCGTGCGGCTGGCCGAGTCGTCATACTCCTCCGGTGAGCTCGCCTCCATCGAGCGGGTGAGCGCTCCCAGCATGAGCCGCACCGTCACCGCGCTCGTCGAGCTCGGCATGGTGGAGCGCGCGACCGACAGCGACGACGCCCGGGTCGTGCGCCTGTCACTCACCCCCGCCGGTCGTCGTGAGCTGGACGTGCACAGGGCGCGCCGTGACGCCTGGATGACCGAGCGTCTCGACGGTCTGACGAGTGAGGAGCGTCAGCTGCTGGCCGGCGCCAGCCACCTGCTGAACAGGGTGTTTGATCAGTGA
- a CDS encoding MFS transporter has product MFSSLAIRNYRIYAAGGVVSNTGTWMGRVAQDWLVLVELTDNSAEALGIVTGLQFLPMLLLAPIAGAVSDRFAKRRVMVVTQSLMGLTALAMGLLVVTGVVQLWHIFLLAFLQGCAAAVDGPARQAFVSEMVPPTQITNAVGLNSASFHSGRLMGPAVAGLLIAWFGTGPTLLINAASFGAVIVALMIMNGRDLTPAPRSRGKGRIREGLAYVRHRPDIILIMALVFIHGTFGMNFQLTNALMSTEAFGKGVEEFGIVGSVMAVGSLGGALLAARREKPRLRYLLGSMGTFSLCTLFLGLAPSFTFYTLMLIPTGLSALTVMVTANSMIQLSVAPEVRGRVMALYMAVFMGGTPLGAPFIGWIGETFGPRWTILIATLMCGIAVVVATIYVMRTHDIRIRLQRQRGDMLHVQYGPTEPLPEKVI; this is encoded by the coding sequence ATGTTCAGCTCACTCGCCATCCGGAACTATCGCATCTATGCCGCCGGTGGCGTCGTGTCCAACACCGGCACCTGGATGGGGCGCGTGGCCCAGGACTGGCTGGTGCTGGTCGAGCTGACCGACAACTCCGCCGAGGCACTCGGCATCGTCACCGGCCTGCAGTTCCTGCCGATGCTGCTGCTGGCCCCGATCGCGGGTGCTGTCAGCGACCGGTTCGCCAAGCGCCGCGTGATGGTGGTGACCCAGTCGCTGATGGGTCTGACGGCGCTGGCCATGGGCCTGCTCGTGGTCACCGGCGTGGTGCAGCTGTGGCATATCTTCCTGCTCGCCTTCCTGCAGGGCTGCGCCGCGGCGGTCGACGGCCCGGCCCGTCAGGCGTTCGTCTCCGAGATGGTGCCGCCCACCCAGATCACCAACGCAGTGGGTCTGAACAGTGCGTCGTTCCACAGCGGTCGGCTCATGGGGCCGGCGGTGGCCGGTCTGTTGATCGCGTGGTTCGGCACCGGCCCGACCCTGCTGATCAACGCGGCCTCGTTCGGCGCGGTCATCGTTGCCCTCATGATCATGAACGGTCGGGACCTCACGCCCGCGCCCCGCAGCCGGGGCAAGGGCAGGATCCGTGAGGGTCTGGCCTATGTGCGCCACCGCCCCGACATCATCCTGATCATGGCGCTGGTCTTCATCCACGGCACCTTCGGGATGAACTTCCAGCTGACCAACGCCCTGATGTCCACCGAGGCGTTCGGCAAGGGCGTCGAGGAGTTCGGCATCGTCGGCTCGGTCATGGCCGTCGGCTCCCTCGGGGGTGCGCTGCTGGCGGCCCGTCGCGAGAAACCGCGGCTGCGTTATCTGCTGGGTTCGATGGGCACCTTCTCGCTGTGCACGCTCTTCCTCGGGCTGGCGCCGAGCTTCACGTTCTACACCCTGATGCTGATCCCGACCGGCCTGAGCGCGCTGACCGTCATGGTGACCGCCAACTCGATGATCCAGCTCAGCGTCGCCCCCGAGGTCAGGGGCCGGGTGATGGCGCTCTATATGGCCGTGTTCATGGGCGGCACCCCGCTCGGCGCGCCGTTCATCGGCTGGATCGGCGAGACCTTCGGTCCCCGCTGGACGATCCTCATCGCGACCCTGATGTGCGGGATCGCCGTGGTTGTTGCGACGATCTATGTCATGCGCACCCACGACATCCGCATCCGCCTGCAGCGGCAGAGGGGCGACATGCTCCACGTGCAGTACGGCCCGACCGAGCCCCTGCCCGAGAAGGTCATCTGA
- a CDS encoding gamma-glutamyltransferase family protein: MDFTTRPTLTGTFGMVSGTHWIAAQTSMAMLEQGGNAFDAAVAGGFVLHLVEPHLNGPGGDLTAIVATASDPSPTVLCGQGPAPAGATPEHFRSRGMDRVPGAGPLATAVPGAVDAWLLMLRDHGSMTPAQVLAPAQHYARHGHPLVARVGQTVALVQDLFESDWTTSADLWLRGGRPPAPGELFRNLPWADTLDRLVASAEGAGSREAQVDAVRSAWSHGFVADAVDRFARRPFRHSDGSVAPGVITGQDLADLSATWEPAVVREWQGHTIAKTGTWGQGPALLQMLGMLDALGDAPDPDTAEGVHAIVEAWKLAMADREAWLGDSGDEPPPLDDLLDPAYLSQRAALIGDRASLTVRPGEPGGRTPRMAALAGQTEAPEGTDPALGEPTVTREAPVSTRPMSTRPASSAPMREVDPTGEATVTPDGETRGDTCHLDVVDRWGNMVSATPSGGWLQSSPVIPELGFPLGSRLQMMWLEQGLPSSLRPGRRPRTTLTPTLVLRDGIPVLACGSPGGDQQDQWQSLFLIRHLAHGATLQEAIDAPAFHTTSFPGSFHPRTTEPGGLVAEDRLDAGVLAQLRDRGHDVIEQGPWTLGRMCAVGRDPQGGLLSAAANPRGMQGYAVGR; encoded by the coding sequence ATGGACTTCACCACCCGTCCCACCCTCACGGGCACGTTCGGCATGGTCTCCGGCACCCACTGGATCGCCGCGCAGACCTCCATGGCGATGCTCGAGCAGGGCGGCAACGCCTTCGACGCGGCCGTGGCCGGAGGTTTCGTGCTCCACCTCGTGGAGCCGCACCTCAACGGCCCCGGCGGGGACCTGACCGCCATCGTCGCGACGGCGTCCGACCCCTCGCCCACCGTCCTGTGCGGCCAGGGTCCGGCGCCCGCCGGAGCGACACCCGAGCACTTCCGGTCGCGTGGCATGGACCGCGTGCCCGGAGCCGGGCCGTTGGCCACGGCGGTGCCGGGAGCGGTGGACGCCTGGCTGTTGATGCTGCGGGACCACGGGAGCATGACGCCCGCCCAGGTTCTCGCACCGGCGCAGCACTATGCCCGGCACGGTCACCCCCTGGTCGCCCGGGTGGGCCAGACCGTGGCCCTCGTGCAGGACCTCTTTGAGTCCGACTGGACCACGTCGGCCGACCTCTGGCTCAGGGGTGGCCGTCCGCCCGCTCCGGGCGAGCTGTTCCGCAACCTCCCGTGGGCCGACACGTTGGACCGCCTGGTGGCCTCCGCCGAGGGGGCGGGCAGCCGCGAGGCCCAGGTCGACGCGGTCCGGTCGGCCTGGTCGCACGGCTTCGTCGCCGACGCCGTCGACCGGTTCGCCCGGCGCCCGTTCCGCCACTCGGACGGCTCCGTGGCCCCGGGGGTGATCACCGGCCAGGACCTCGCCGACCTCAGCGCCACCTGGGAGCCCGCGGTGGTCCGGGAGTGGCAGGGACACACGATCGCCAAGACCGGGACCTGGGGTCAGGGCCCCGCCCTGCTGCAGATGCTGGGCATGCTCGACGCGCTGGGTGACGCACCCGACCCCGACACCGCTGAGGGCGTGCACGCCATCGTCGAGGCGTGGAAGCTGGCGATGGCCGACCGGGAGGCCTGGTTGGGGGACTCCGGTGACGAGCCGCCGCCGCTGGACGACCTGCTGGACCCGGCCTACCTGAGCCAGCGAGCCGCGCTGATCGGCGACCGGGCGAGCCTGACGGTGCGTCCGGGTGAGCCGGGCGGACGCACCCCACGGATGGCTGCGCTGGCCGGGCAGACTGAGGCGCCGGAGGGGACCGACCCGGCTCTCGGGGAGCCGACCGTCACCCGCGAGGCGCCGGTGTCGACACGCCCGATGTCGACACGCCCGGCGTCGTCCGCCCCGATGCGCGAGGTCGATCCCACGGGGGAGGCCACGGTCACTCCGGACGGCGAGACCCGCGGCGACACGTGCCACCTGGACGTCGTCGACCGCTGGGGCAACATGGTCTCGGCCACGCCCAGCGGTGGGTGGCTGCAGTCCTCGCCGGTGATCCCCGAGCTCGGCTTCCCGCTCGGCAGCCGCCTGCAGATGATGTGGCTGGAGCAGGGGCTGCCCTCGTCGCTGCGACCGGGCCGGCGTCCGCGCACGACGCTGACCCCGACCCTGGTGCTGCGCGACGGCATCCCGGTGCTGGCCTGCGGCTCACCCGGCGGGGACCAGCAGGACCAGTGGCAGTCGCTCTTCCTGATCCGGCACCTGGCGCACGGCGCCACGCTGCAGGAGGCGATCGACGCCCCCGCCTTCCACACCACGAGCTTCCCCGGGTCCTTCCACCCGCGCACGACCGAGCCCGGTGGGCTCGTCGCCGAGGACCGTCTCGACGCAGGAGTGCTGGCGCAGCTGCGCGATCGAGGACACGACGTGATCGAGCAGGGGCCATGGACGCTGGGGCGGATGTGCGCCGTCGGACGTGACCCCCAGGGCGGACTGCTGAGCGCCGCGGCCAACCCGCGCGGCATGCAGGGGTATGCCGTCGGTCGCTGA
- a CDS encoding alpha/beta fold hydrolase, whose amino-acid sequence MPAAAAEPLEFISAGVRIRGDRFAAEDEVGVALLLHGGGQTRHSWRSTARVLSTHGWTSVTLDARGHGDSAWAADGDYSMDAFVGDVSTLVDALGVTPVLIGASLGGLASMIAVGEGRVQARAMVLVDVVPRLEQAGVDRIMTFMRSHPDGFASLEEVADAVASYNPHRPRPANLEGLKKNVRRRADGRWHWHWDPEFLNFGDEPSRAQGEERLARAAGRVRVPTLVMRGGESDVVSDAGATELLDLIPGSRQAAVAKAGHMIAGDDNSVFARELLGFLAELPAD is encoded by the coding sequence GTGCCTGCAGCAGCTGCCGAACCGTTGGAGTTCATCAGCGCCGGGGTGCGGATCCGCGGCGACCGGTTCGCGGCCGAGGATGAGGTGGGTGTCGCGCTGCTGCTGCACGGCGGCGGGCAGACCCGGCACTCCTGGCGGAGCACCGCCAGGGTGCTGAGCACCCACGGCTGGACGTCGGTCACCCTGGACGCACGCGGGCACGGGGACTCGGCGTGGGCCGCGGACGGGGACTACTCGATGGACGCGTTCGTGGGTGACGTCAGCACGTTGGTCGACGCGCTGGGCGTCACGCCGGTGCTGATCGGGGCATCGCTCGGCGGTCTCGCCTCGATGATCGCGGTGGGTGAGGGTCGCGTGCAGGCACGGGCCATGGTGCTGGTCGACGTGGTGCCGCGCCTCGAGCAGGCGGGTGTCGACCGGATCATGACGTTCATGCGGTCGCACCCGGACGGGTTCGCCTCGCTGGAGGAGGTCGCCGACGCGGTGGCGTCCTACAACCCGCACCGCCCCAGGCCCGCCAACCTCGAGGGACTGAAGAAGAACGTGCGCCGTCGTGCGGACGGCCGGTGGCACTGGCACTGGGACCCGGAGTTCCTCAACTTCGGGGACGAGCCGAGCCGGGCCCAGGGCGAGGAGCGGCTGGCCCGGGCTGCGGGCCGCGTGCGGGTCCCGACCCTCGTGATGCGAGGTGGGGAGTCAGACGTCGTCAGCGATGCGGGGGCGACGGAGTTGCTGGACCTGATCCCCGGCTCCCGCCAGGCTGCGGTGGCCAAGGCCGGCCACATGATCGCCGGGGACGACAACTCGGTGTTTGCCCGGGAGCTGCTGGGCTTCCTGGCTGAGCTGCCGGCCGACTGA